The following proteins come from a genomic window of Macadamia integrifolia cultivar HAES 741 chromosome 14, SCU_Mint_v3, whole genome shotgun sequence:
- the LOC122061457 gene encoding uncharacterized protein LOC122061457 yields MADRRLMVMNWDGLGDDDDQFFESNDRMSSFMAMDMAFSVSDDDDEVYDDSRISFASCFSTPPEEFRGFITPAAPPTSTTTTTTTTTTTSVVTILDDYNVWMAEPGSIEERRKRLLKGMGLAGAASIKTVSSLRARTIKISPKKEEQELIKHLKQSEDSEHPLPSPPTDSTLYVRSISDGSLESSFLIAQRRIEDLLGVSLKRNLLRTATGFDKNPNSVNLSVNSSVSSLLLNGKNGGGGFVLIKNLDTGKEFMVNEFDEDGMWNRVSDLQTGKQLTREEFEQSLGYSPIVKDLMNQDNVSNDIRIAIRKVAMNLNLNPIIGKSLKYSKRRGAAWLKNIKGVANSVTGLIGDKENSNKDGSPLMEQRSQSQWTKVHQHGKSYKELTGLYMSQEIQAHQGSIWTIRFSFDAHYLASAGEDRVIHVWEVIDCDVMPSGLKSPEEGNLNSSSGSGSGSGTGTIGANQQDRALPLGDQGQVMPSEKKRKGKKGWIPDYVMMPESVFSISEKPICSFEGHLDDVLDLSWSRSQQLLSSSMDKTVRLWDMESKTCLKLFAHNDYVTCIHFNPVDDRCFISGSLDGKVRLWSIPDRQVVDWTDLHEMVTATCYTPDGQGALVGSHKGRCHSYDTTECKLNQKGQIDIHTKKKPQGKKITGFEFAPSNPSEVLISSADSRIRIFDGSDIIHKFRGFRNTSSQISASFTVDGKYVVSASEDSQIYVWKRDEIKNVGSGKGKGMITTRSYEQFNCKDVSVAIPWPGCTKYEPPTLPLQSKRRSKCSFLPPLPPTGASNSNLEDAFMSNSNRKNLPPLPRKNSILERQSSCPDEGLTTRSHSRSDPSISESASFTSSSSLRIRDPHSISAIGNSSCWSSFDGGNSNGQNCIQATAWGLVVVAAGLGGELKIYQNFGLPVRLSRQPNLFREHT; encoded by the exons ATGGCAGACAGGAGATTGATGGTGATGAACTGGGATGGTTTGGGAGACGATGACGATCAATTCTTCGAGTCTAACGATCGAATGTCCTCTTTCATGGCCATGGACATGGCTTTCTCTGTTTCCGATGACGATGATGAAGTCTACGATGACAGTCGTATTTCCTTTGCATCCTGTTTCTCAACTCCACCGGAGGAATTCCGCGGCTTCATCACCCCAGCGGCGCCACCGacctcaacaacaacaacaacaacaacaacaacaacaacatcagtCGTTACAATATTGGATGACTACAATGTTTGGATGGCCGAACCAGGATCCATAGAGGAGCGGCGGAAGCGGCTTCTTAAAGGAATGGGATTGGCCGGCGCCGCTTCTATAAAAACCGTCTCATCTCTTCGTGCCCGCACAATCAAAATCTCCccaaaaaaggaagaacaagaacTAATAAAGCATTTGAAGCAATCAGAAGATTCAGAACATCCACTACCCTCTCCTCCAACGGATTCCACTTTGTATGTTCGATCAATATCAGATGGATCCTTGGAATCTTCCTTCTTGATTGCCCAACGAAGAATTGAGGATCTTCTCGGCGTTTCATTGAAGCGTAATCTTCTCCGTACAGCTACGGGGTTTGATAAGAACCCTAATTCTGTTAACCTCTCTGTGAATTCCTCTGTTTCATCTCTGCTACTAAATGGGAAAAATGGTGGGGGTGGGTTTGTTCTGATAAAGAATCTGGACACTGGTAAGGAATTCATGGTCAACGAATTCGACGAAGATGGAATGTGGAACAGAGTCAGTGATCTTCAAACAGGGAAGCAATTAACCCGAGAGGAATTCGAGCAGAGCTTAGGGTATTCCCCAATTGTGAAGGACTTGATGAATCAAGATAATGTTTCGAATGATATCAGGATCGCAATAAGGAAGGTTGCCATGAATCTAAACCTGAATCCCATTATTGGAAAGAGCTTGAAGTATAGCAAGAGAAGAGGAGCGGCATGGTTGAAGAACATAAAGGGTGTAGCCAATTCGGTGACCGGATTGATAGGAGATAAGGAGAATTCGAATAAGGATGGTTCTCCATTAATGGAGCAACGATCACAATCACAGTGGACCAAAGTTCATCAACATGGGAAATCATATAAGGAGCTCACGGGATTATATATGTCCCAAGAAATCCAAGCTCATCAGGGTTCGATTTGGACGATTAGGTTCAGTTTTGATGCCCATTACCTTGCGAGCGCGGGAGAAGATCGTGTGATTCATGTGTGGGAAGTAATTGACTGTGATGTGATGCCGTCGGGGTTAAAGTCGCCGGAGGAAGGGAATTTGAATTCCAGTTCCGGTTCCGGTTCCGGTTCCGGTACGGGTACGATTGGGGCAAACCAGCAAGATCGAGCATTGCCACTTGGGGATCAAGGTCAAGTGATGCCAtcggagaagaagaggaaagggaagaagggttGGATCCCAGACTATGTGATGATGCCGGAGAGTGTCTTTTCCATCTCGGAGAAACCCATTTGCTCTTTCGAAGGTCATCTGGATGATGTCTTGGACCTCTCTTGGTCCAGATCTCAG CAATTactttcttcttcaatggaCAAAACTGTTAGGCTATGGGACATGGAAAGCAAGACTTGTTTGAAGCTGTTTGCCCACAATGACTACG TTACTTGTATACATTTTAACCCAGTAGATGATAGATGCTTCATCAGTGGTTCATTGGATGGGAAGGTCAGATTGTGGAGTATCCCAGACCGGCAAGTTGTGGACTGGACTGATCTTCATGAAATGGTCACTGCTACTTGCTACACTCCTGATGGACAG GGTGCATTGGTTGGTTCACATAAAGGGCGTTGCCATTCGTACGACACAACTG AATGCAAACTAAATCAGAAAGGTCAAATAGATATTCATACCAAAAAGAAGCCTCAAGGGAAAAAGATTACTGGTTTTGAG TTTGCTCCAAGTAATCCATCTGAGGTGCTAATATCCTCTGCCGATTCACGGATCCGGATATTTGATGGTTCTGATATCATTCACAAATTTAGAG GTTTCCGCAATACAAGTAGTCAAATATCAGCATCATTTACCGTGGATGGAAAATATGTTGTAAGCGCAAGTGAAGATTCTCAAATATATGTATGGAAGCGCGATGAGATAAAAAATGTAGGTAGTGGAAAAGGCAAAGGTATGATTACTACTAGGTCTTATGAGCAATTCAATTGCAAAGATGTTTCAGTTGCAATTCCATGGCCTGGTTGTACCAAGTATGAACCACCAACATTGCCATTGCAATCGAAGAGACGGTCGAAGTGTTCATTTTTACCGCCACTTCCACCTACTGGAGCTTCAAATTCAAACCTTGAAGATGCATTCATGAGCAACAGCAATAGAAAAAATCTCCCCCCTCTTCCAAGGAAGAATAGTATATTGGAGAGACAGTCATCATGCCCAGATGAGGGTCTCACCACTAGATCACATTCTAGATCAGATCCAAGCATCAGTGAGAGTGCTTCATTCACTTCTTCTAGTTCTTTGAGAATAAGAGATCCACATTCTATTTCTGCTATAGGAAATTCTTCATGTTGGTCATCCTTTGATGGTGGCAATAGCAATGGGCAAAATTGCATACAAGCAACAGCATGGGGTCTTGTGGTTGTAGCAGCAGGGTTGGGTGGAGAACTCAAAATATATCAAAACTTTGGGTTGCCAGTTCGGCTAAGTCGCCAACCCAATCTCTTTAGAGAGCACACATAA
- the LOC122061563 gene encoding transcription repressor MYB5-like, whose product MRKPAPGSSSAAAAVGATMAVGSSSSTTKTPCCSKIGLKRGPWTPEEDELLADYIKREGEGRWRTLPKRAGLLRCGKSCRLRWMNYLRPSVKRGQIAPDEEDLILRLHRLLGNRWSLIAGRIPGRTDNEIKNYWNTHLSKKLISQGIDPRTHKPLNPKPNSSPPHQQEQPLEAPRPPPPQLQPPAPKVSNPNLEFAGYVDGGRDENNWQNSDGLMIGSHGNSNDDDGGMEYCTDDVFSSFFNSILNEELFVSQQQQLQQHQQQPLTQSVGIAPIDPLVWEAALTSSATNAFNNEDEHKRLLDHINKRF is encoded by the exons atgagaaaGCCGGCACCGGGATCTTCATCGGCGGCAGCGGCGGTGGGGGCGACGATGGCAGTTGGGTCTTCATCGTCGACGACTAAGACACCGTGCTGTAGCAAAATAGGGCTGAAAAGAGGTCCATGGACACCTGAAGAAGATGAGCTTCTCGCCGATTACatcaaaagagaaggagaaggacgGTGGCGGACGCTACCGAAGCGAGCGGGTCTACTCCGTTGCGGTAAAAGCTGTCGTCTTCGCTGGATGAACTACCTTAGACCTTCCGTGAAGCGTGGCCAGATCGCTCCTGATGAAGAAGATCTCATCCTTCGTCTTCATCGTCTTCTCGGCAACCG GTGGTCTTTGATTGCTGGAAGAATCCCTGGACGTACAGATAACGAAATCAAGAACTACTGGAATACCCATCTCAGCAAAAAGTTGATTAGCCAAGGAATAGATCCAAGAACACATAAgccattaaaccctaaacctaattCATCACCACCACATCAGCAAGAACAGCCACTGGAAGCTCCTCGTCCACCTCCACCTCAACTTCAACCTCCTGCACCAAAAGTTTCAAACCCTAATCTTGAATTTGCTGGTTATGTAGATGGCGGCAGAGATGAGAATAATTGGCAGAACTCAGATGGATTGATGATAGGAAGCCATGGAAACAGTAACGACGACGACGGCGGAATGGAATACTGTACCGACGAcgtcttctcttccttcttcaattCTATTCTCAATGAAGAGTTATTTGTTAGCCAACAACAACAGCTTCAGCAGCATCAGCAGCAACCATTAACACAGTCTGTGGGGATTGCACCAATAGATCCTTTAGTCTGGGAGGCTGCACTTACATCTTCAGCAACTAATGCTttcaataatgaagatgaaCACAAGCGGCTTTTGGATCACATCAATAAGCGTTTCTGA